The genomic stretch GGATATAGATTATTTTAAAAAGGCTAAAAAGTTAAAAATTAAGAACTCCCAGTTAGTTGCTTTTGGTTCTACAAGAAGAGCTAAAATAAAAGCTAGCGTTGATAATAATTTGAAGGCACTTTTAAAGTCAGAAGTTAAAAATATAGCCATCTTTGGTAAGAGCTGGGACTTGCATGTAAGCAAGGTCTTTAAAGTATCTTTAAATGAAAATTTGGATATGATTTTTGATTCTGTGTCTTTCTTAAAGAAGAAGGGTTGTTTTGTTTTTTTTGATGCTGAGCATTTCTTTGACGGCTATAGAGCTAATAGAGATTATGCTTTAGAGAGTTTAAGAGTAGCAAGATCAGCAGGAGCTGACTGCTTGGTTCTCTGTGACACTAATGGTGGTATGATTCCAAGCTGGGTTAGAGATATAGTGATAGATGTAAGGAGTGAGCTAGACATTGATTTAGGTATTCATGTACATAATGACTCTGGCATGGCAGTAGCAAACTCTATAGTGGCAGTTGAGGAGGGTGTTACCAATGTTCAGGGGACTATAAACGGTTATGGTGAGAGATGCGGCAATGCAGATATCTGTTCTTTAATTCCAAACATAAAACTGAAATTAAAATTAAATTGTATTCCAGATTCTAAAATTAAACACCTTACAGAGATATCTCGTTTTGTATCTGATATCTCGAATATGAAGCAATTTGAAAATCAACCCTATGTTGGCTCTAGTGCATTTGCTCACAAAGGCGGGGTCCATATCAATGCTGTCATGAAAGAGTCTAGTACTTATGAACATGTAGATCCGGAGTTAGTTGGCAACAGAAGAGAGCTTTTGGTCTCAGAATTATCAGGTAAATCTTCGCTGGTTTTAAAAGCTCAAGAGTATGGATATGAGCTTCAAAAAGATAAGAATGTTACCGGAAAGCTGCATAAGCTCCTTCAGGGCTTGGAGCATGAAGGTTATCATTTTGAAGCTGCTGAAGGCTCCTTTGAGCTGCTTTTGAATAAACATCTTAAGAAATTCAAAAAGTTCTTTACTTTAGAGGGGTTCCGAGTCGTAGTTGAACAAGAGAATAAAGATGAGATTGTTTCAGAGGCGACTATCAAGCTTAAGGTTAATAGTAAAAAAGAATATACGGTTGCAAAAGGTGATGGCCCGGTAAATGCATTGGATTCGGCCTTAAGGAAAGCTTTAAATCGGTTCTACCCTGTATTGGCTGAGATGAGGCTCTCAGATTTTAAGGTAAGAGTTTTGGATGAAAAAGACGGTTCTGCTGCTAAAGTCCGGGTTTTAATACAGTCTCAAGATAGAGAGAGCAGCTGGAATACAATAGGAGTATCTGAGAATATTGTTGAAGCTAGCTGGAAGGCTCTATTGGATAGTGTTGAGTATAAGCTAATGAAAGAACGTAAGAGGGGTAGGATATAAATTGATGGAGCCTCGCTATGACTCTAAAGAGATAGAGCAGAAATGGTATGAGTTTTGGGAAAGCAGTGGCTTCTTTAAGGCTTCAGTTGATAGAAATAAAAAACCCTACTCGATTGTAATTCCTCCTCCCAATGTTACTGGTATCTTACATATGGGGCATGCGCTCAATAGCACCATTCAGGATATATTAATAAGATATAAAAGAATGCAGGGATATGCTTCTCTTTGGATCCCGGGTACTGATCATGCCGGAATAGCCACTCAGAATGTTGTTGAGAAACAACTGGCAAAAGAAGATTTAAGCAGGGATGATTTAGGGAGAGAGGGTTTTGTGGATCGTGTTTGGAAATGGCGCCAAAAATATGGTTCTACCATAGTAAAGCAGCTTAGGCGTTTGGGAGCATCTTGCGATTGGAGTAGAGAGCGCTTTACGATGGATGAAGGCCTATCAGATGCTGTACTGGAAGCGTTTATAAGGCTTTATGATAAAGGTCTAGTCTATCGCGGTCGCTATATTATTAATTGGTGTCCGCGTTGCAAGACTGCACTTTCCGATGAAGAGGTGGAACATCAAGAGCGGGAAGGATTTCTCTATTATTTAAAGTATCCTGTGTTGGATGAAGAGGGCAAGTTTGTAACAGTTGCTACAACCCGTCCTGAAACAATGCTTGGTGATGTTGCTATAGCGGTTCATCCAAGCGATGAAAGGTTTGAATTCTTAAAGAGCAAGAGAGTTGTTCTGCCCATTTTAAATAGAGAGCTTGAGCTTGTTTGGGATGATATTGTAGATCCTGAGTTCGGTACCGGGGCAGTAAAAATTACCCCTGCTCATGATGAAAATGATTTTGAGATCGCAATGAGGCATGGACTTAAGCCCATTGTTGTTATGGATGAAGGCGGTGTAATGAATGAAAATGCAGTCAAATACAAGGGGATGGATAGATTTGCTGCTCGGGAGAAAATAATAGAAGATTTAGAAAAACAGGATCTAGTTGAAAAGATAGAGCCTTATATAAATTCAATAGGCCACTGTTATCGTTGTGACACTGTGGTAGAGCCCTATATATCTTGGCAGTGGTTTGTTAAAATGAAGCCTTTGGCAAAAGAAGCCATCAAGGTTGTAAAAAATAAAGAGGTTAAATTCTTTCCTCCTCGTTGGGAGAAGGTCTATCTTCATTGGATGGAGAGCATTCGTGACTGGTGTATATCCCGTCAGATATGGTGGGGACATAGAATCCCTGTATATTATTGCAGAGATTGCTATAAGCAGACCGAGGTTTTAAGCAGCTTAGGCTCTGAGGATAGCGAAAATATTAAAGGTATAATTGTTTCTCGGGATAAACCTAAGAGTTGCCCTGAATGTAGCGGTAGCGATATTTATCAAGATCAAGATGTTTTAGATACATGGTTTTCTTCTTGGCTCTGGCCATTTTCTACTATGGGCTGGCCAAATATTGCTGAAGGGGAACAGCAGGCTGGTAAAAGTCGAGATTTAAGTGATTTGGATTATTTCTATCCTACCTCGACTTTAGTTACAGCACAAGAGATACTGTTTTTTTGGGTTGCACGTATGGTTATGGCGGGACTTGAATTTGTAGGTCAGGCTCCATTTTCCGATGTCTATATTCACGGTACTGTTAGAGATGAAAAGGGTAGGAAGATGTCCAAGTCTTTAGGTAATGTAATTGATCCTTTAGAGATTATAGATGAATATGGGGCTGACGCTTTGAGGTTCAGCCTAATTTCGATTACTTCAGTTGGACAGGATGTATTTTTATCTAAAGACAAATTTATTTTCGGTCGCAATTTTACCAATAAAATCTGGAATGCGGCAAGGTTTTTAATATCAAATCTAGATGATTTAGATGAAGGTTTTAAAATAGAAGATTACTCTCTTTTTGATAAATGGATTCTTAACAGCCTCAATGATTTAATATCAAAAATAGATAAGGCTTTAGAAGAGTATAGTTTTAATGAAGCGGCAAATTTGTTGTATGAGTTTTTTTGGCATCAGTTTTGCGATTGGTATATTGAGTTAGAGAAGAAAGATCTTTATGCTAAAAACAGAGATGCTAAAAACAGAGCTTCTGTTGTACTAATTTTTGTGTTGGATAATTTCTTACGTCTCTTGCATCCTTTTATGCCTTTTATCAGCGAAGATATTTGGCAGAAATTAAAGTCGTATTTAACCAAGTCGTATAAGGCGATGGGGTTAGAGTTTCAGAATGCAGATAGTTTAATGCTTATGCCTTGGTCTAAAGAGGTTGAGCAATTTAAAGATAAGGAAAGCAAAGATGCAATGGAAGATATAATCGCAGTCATTCAATGCATCCGTAATATTCGTTCGGAGCTGAATGTTCCTCCGTCTAAAAAGACAACTCTTGTACTTGCAGGAGGAAGAGAGAGATTGCTGGCCGATTTTAAAAAGCACAGTGATTACCTTACGCCTCTTGCGCAGGTATCTAATTTAGAGATTTTTAATCAAGATATCGATCGCCCAGCTCATTCTGCATTTGGCACAGCAGGCGGATTAAATATATACGTACTGCTGGAGGGCGTAATTGATTTGGAAAAAGAAAAGAAGAGGTTAGAGAAGAGAGAGGAAGGGTTAGAAATAGAATTAAATCAAGTCCAGAAAA from Candidatus Kaelpia aquatica encodes the following:
- the cimA gene encoding citramalate synthase, with translation MKKRVVKIYDTTLRDGAQTPGVSFAVKDKLSITEKLDDLGVHFIEGGWPGSNPKDIDYFKKAKKLKIKNSQLVAFGSTRRAKIKASVDNNLKALLKSEVKNIAIFGKSWDLHVSKVFKVSLNENLDMIFDSVSFLKKKGCFVFFDAEHFFDGYRANRDYALESLRVARSAGADCLVLCDTNGGMIPSWVRDIVIDVRSELDIDLGIHVHNDSGMAVANSIVAVEEGVTNVQGTINGYGERCGNADICSLIPNIKLKLKLNCIPDSKIKHLTEISRFVSDISNMKQFENQPYVGSSAFAHKGGVHINAVMKESSTYEHVDPELVGNRRELLVSELSGKSSLVLKAQEYGYELQKDKNVTGKLHKLLQGLEHEGYHFEAAEGSFELLLNKHLKKFKKFFTLEGFRVVVEQENKDEIVSEATIKLKVNSKKEYTVAKGDGPVNALDSALRKALNRFYPVLAEMRLSDFKVRVLDEKDGSAAKVRVLIQSQDRESSWNTIGVSENIVEASWKALLDSVEYKLMKERKRGRI
- a CDS encoding valine--tRNA ligase; the protein is MEPRYDSKEIEQKWYEFWESSGFFKASVDRNKKPYSIVIPPPNVTGILHMGHALNSTIQDILIRYKRMQGYASLWIPGTDHAGIATQNVVEKQLAKEDLSRDDLGREGFVDRVWKWRQKYGSTIVKQLRRLGASCDWSRERFTMDEGLSDAVLEAFIRLYDKGLVYRGRYIINWCPRCKTALSDEEVEHQEREGFLYYLKYPVLDEEGKFVTVATTRPETMLGDVAIAVHPSDERFEFLKSKRVVLPILNRELELVWDDIVDPEFGTGAVKITPAHDENDFEIAMRHGLKPIVVMDEGGVMNENAVKYKGMDRFAAREKIIEDLEKQDLVEKIEPYINSIGHCYRCDTVVEPYISWQWFVKMKPLAKEAIKVVKNKEVKFFPPRWEKVYLHWMESIRDWCISRQIWWGHRIPVYYCRDCYKQTEVLSSLGSEDSENIKGIIVSRDKPKSCPECSGSDIYQDQDVLDTWFSSWLWPFSTMGWPNIAEGEQQAGKSRDLSDLDYFYPTSTLVTAQEILFFWVARMVMAGLEFVGQAPFSDVYIHGTVRDEKGRKMSKSLGNVIDPLEIIDEYGADALRFSLISITSVGQDVFLSKDKFIFGRNFTNKIWNAARFLISNLDDLDEGFKIEDYSLFDKWILNSLNDLISKIDKALEEYSFNEAANLLYEFFWHQFCDWYIELEKKDLYAKNRDAKNRASVVLIFVLDNFLRLLHPFMPFISEDIWQKLKSYLTKSYKAMGLEFQNADSLMLMPWSKEVEQFKDKESKDAMEDIIAVIQCIRNIRSELNVPPSKKTTLVLAGGRERLLADFKKHSDYLTPLAQVSNLEIFNQDIDRPAHSAFGTAGGLNIYVLLEGVIDLEKEKKRLEKREEGLEIELNQVQKKLENKDFLNRANPEVVLKTKQKEESLKDHLKDLVVIMNNL